One genomic region from Kineobactrum salinum encodes:
- a CDS encoding methyltransferase family protein encodes MVKRIIYPPIWLVLGIVLVFACNEFFPGPRFTSTASQLLGGAVLIAGLTLLVLAGGLFKRAGTDLIPFGNVSALVTRGVYRYSRNPMYLGMAAILLGCAITVGATTALLVPPLFMVIIEWRYIRAEEALLQNLFPQEFAAYRSRVRRWL; translated from the coding sequence ATGGTCAAACGCATCATCTACCCGCCCATCTGGCTGGTGCTGGGTATTGTGCTGGTGTTCGCCTGCAATGAGTTCTTCCCCGGGCCGCGCTTTACCAGTACGGCCAGCCAGCTATTGGGGGGCGCGGTGCTGATTGCCGGGCTCACGCTGCTGGTGCTCGCCGGAGGCCTGTTCAAACGCGCCGGCACCGACCTGATTCCGTTCGGCAATGTGTCGGCGCTGGTGACCCGCGGTGTCTACCGCTACAGCCGCAATCCAATGTATCTGGGTATGGCCGCCATTCTGCTCGGCTGCGCGATCACTGTCGGCGCCACCACCGCGTTGCTGGTGCCGCCCCTGTTCATGGTCATCATTGAGTGGCGCTACATCCGGGCGGAAGAGGCGCTGTTGCAGAATCTGTTTCCCCAGGAATTCGCCGCCTACCGCAGCAGGGTCCGGCGCTGGCTGTAA
- the hemH gene encoding ferrochelatase translates to MRYRGTNDYDHSQPPRVGVLLTNLGTPDAPEKSALRRYLKEFLSDPRVVEVPRLLWFFILHGVILNVRPARSAKAYRSVWTDAGSPLLVNTKAQAEALRASLGALHGDAVVVDYAMRYGSRSIAERLQALLAGGVQKLLVLPLYPQYSGPTAGSTFDALAADFQQRRWLPQLRFVAQYHDHPAYIAALANSVKAHREQYGSADKLLMSYHGVPQRYLDQGDPYHCQCHKTSRLLAAELGLMEGEYLTCFQSRFGREPWLTPYTDVTLQGLPAAGVRSVQVVCPGFAADCLETLEEIGVENRDYFLTAGGERYEYIPCLNSQPAHIEALTRIVNEQLQGWLPLDADGEATARRARLLGADR, encoded by the coding sequence ATGCGCTATCGCGGAACCAATGACTACGATCACAGCCAGCCGCCCAGGGTAGGTGTACTGCTGACCAATCTGGGAACGCCGGACGCACCGGAGAAATCTGCCCTGCGGCGCTATCTCAAGGAGTTTCTGTCGGATCCACGGGTGGTGGAAGTGCCGCGCCTGCTGTGGTTTTTCATTCTCCACGGCGTCATTCTCAATGTGCGCCCCGCGCGCTCAGCCAAGGCCTATCGCAGCGTCTGGACAGACGCCGGGTCACCGCTGCTGGTGAATACCAAAGCCCAGGCGGAGGCGCTGCGGGCCAGCCTGGGCGCCCTCCATGGCGATGCCGTGGTGGTGGACTATGCGATGCGCTATGGCTCCCGCTCCATTGCCGAGCGGCTGCAGGCCCTGCTTGCAGGCGGCGTCCAGAAACTGCTGGTGCTGCCTTTGTACCCCCAGTACAGCGGCCCCACCGCGGGCTCCACCTTCGATGCCCTGGCAGCGGATTTCCAGCAGCGGCGCTGGCTGCCGCAACTGCGTTTTGTCGCCCAGTACCACGACCACCCCGCCTATATTGCGGCCCTGGCCAACAGCGTCAAGGCGCATCGGGAACAGTACGGTAGCGCCGACAAACTCTTGATGTCCTACCACGGGGTGCCGCAGCGCTATCTGGATCAGGGCGATCCCTATCACTGCCAGTGTCACAAGACCAGCCGCCTGCTGGCAGCGGAGTTGGGACTGATGGAGGGAGAATACCTGACCTGTTTCCAGTCCCGCTTCGGCCGCGAGCCCTGGCTAACACCCTATACCGACGTGACCCTGCAGGGCCTGCCCGCCGCCGGTGTGCGCTCCGTCCAGGTTGTGTGTCCGGGCTTCGCAGCGGACTGCCTGGAGACCCTGGAGGAAATCGGAGTGGAGAACCGCGATTATTTCCTGACAGCGGGTGGCGAGCGCTACGAGTACATTCCCTGCCTCAACAGCCAGCCCGCTCATATCGAAGCGCTGACCCGCATAGTCAACGAGCAACTGCAGGGCTGGTTGCCGCTGGACGCGGACGGCGAGGCGACGGCGCGCCGGGCACGCCTCCTGGGTGCTGACCGGTAG
- the proB gene encoding glutamate 5-kinase: MNTEVARVEVAASRRWVVKVGSALLTDDGRGLDSAIIAQLVNQLADLRQRGCEVVLVSSGAVAAGIVRLGWPRRPASLHDLQAAAAVGQSILIQSYETAFRQHGIATAQILLGHDDIIARDRYLNARATLTTLLRLGVVPIVNENDTVVTDEIRFGDNDTLAALVANLIDADALLLLTDQQGLYEQDPRQNPQARLVPCCEVHDPSLDAMAGEGGALGRGGMVTKLRAARLAARSGTETLIASGRLTDVVALAASGAGIGTWLRTGKQPQNARKQWLAGMVRIAGSLELDDGAVRVLREAGRSLLPVGVRAVQGGFRRGDMVSCHGPDGREVARGLVNYSIEEARRIIGQPSAAIAGLLGYQGDEELIHRDNLVLL, translated from the coding sequence TTGAACACTGAAGTCGCTCGGGTTGAAGTCGCCGCCTCCCGGCGCTGGGTGGTGAAAGTGGGCAGTGCGCTGCTCACCGACGATGGCCGCGGTTTGGACAGCGCAATCATCGCTCAGCTGGTGAACCAGCTGGCGGACCTGCGTCAGCGCGGTTGCGAGGTGGTGCTGGTGTCCAGCGGCGCGGTGGCTGCGGGGATCGTGCGGCTGGGCTGGCCCCGGCGGCCGGCATCGCTGCATGATCTGCAGGCCGCGGCCGCGGTGGGGCAGTCCATTCTGATCCAGAGCTATGAAACCGCCTTCCGCCAGCACGGCATCGCCACGGCGCAGATCCTGCTCGGGCACGACGACATCATTGCCCGCGACCGCTACCTGAATGCCCGCGCCACCTTGACCACGCTGTTGCGCCTGGGCGTGGTGCCAATAGTCAATGAAAATGACACCGTGGTGACCGACGAGATCCGCTTTGGCGACAACGATACCCTGGCTGCCCTGGTGGCCAATCTGATCGATGCGGACGCGCTGCTGCTGCTGACGGACCAGCAGGGCCTGTACGAGCAGGACCCGCGCCAGAACCCGCAGGCCCGGCTGGTGCCGTGCTGCGAGGTGCATGACCCGTCCCTGGACGCCATGGCGGGAGAGGGCGGCGCACTGGGCCGCGGCGGCATGGTGACCAAGTTGCGCGCGGCGCGTCTGGCGGCCCGCTCGGGCACCGAGACGCTGATCGCCAGTGGCCGGCTGACGGATGTCGTTGCGCTGGCGGCCTCCGGCGCCGGCATAGGTACCTGGTTGCGCACCGGCAAGCAGCCCCAGAATGCGCGCAAGCAGTGGCTGGCGGGCATGGTGCGGATTGCCGGCAGCCTGGAACTGGACGACGGCGCGGTAAGGGTCCTGCGCGAAGCGGGACGCAGCCTGTTGCCGGTAGGGGTACGTGCCGTGCAGGGCGGGTTCAGGCGCGGCGACATGGTTTCCTGCCACGGCCCCGACGGCCGCGAGGTGGCGCGGGGCCTGGTCAATTACAGCATCGAGGAGGCCCGACGCATCATCGGCCAGCCATCCGCAGCGATAGCAGGGTTACTCGGTTACCAGGGCGATGAGGAACTGATCCATCGCGATAATCTGGTACTGCTGTAA
- a CDS encoding MarR family winged helix-turn-helix transcriptional regulator, which translates to MSHTLSLDHFLPYRCNNLAQKISLSLSRIYVDRFGITIPEWRVLVTLAKYGERQAKQVGELTSMDKVRVSRAVAGLQQRGLLLRRPCSRDSRAAWLCLSDAGESLYQRIEPQALAWEAELLEPLSGEEREALFGLIDKLELRLETLEQPGSPAS; encoded by the coding sequence ATGAGTCACACCCTGAGCCTGGATCATTTCCTGCCTTACCGCTGCAATAACCTCGCCCAGAAAATCAGCCTGTCCCTGTCGCGAATCTATGTGGATCGCTTCGGTATCACCATCCCGGAGTGGCGGGTACTGGTTACTCTGGCCAAATACGGTGAGCGCCAGGCCAAGCAGGTCGGCGAGTTGACCAGCATGGACAAGGTGCGGGTGTCGCGGGCCGTGGCCGGTCTGCAACAGCGCGGCCTGCTGCTGCGCCGCCCCTGCAGTCGCGACAGCCGCGCCGCCTGGCTGTGCCTGAGCGATGCCGGGGAGAGCCTGTATCAGCGCATTGAGCCCCAGGCCCTGGCCTGGGAGGCGGAGCTGCTGGAACCGCTGTCAGGGGAGGAACGGGAGGCCCTGTTCGGGCTTATTGACAAGCTGGAACTGCGTCTGGAAACGCTCGAACAACCTGGATCGCCGGCAAGCTGA
- a CDS encoding amidohydrolase: MMTFTLKSLGLLLGLLPAAALAADETGMLDYLEREQARFAGIADAIWEQAELGYLETESSGLLQETLAAEGFAIEAGVAGLPTAFVASYGSGEPVIGLLAEFDALPGISQTAAPHREEDPDKHSAHACGHHLFGAGSTAAAIAVRHWMEDNGIEGTLRLYGTPAEEGGSGKVYMVRAGLFADVDAVLVWHPSDRNAANPATTLANKSAKFRFRGISSHAAVAPERGRSALDGVEAMNLMANMMREHMPQESRMHYVITSGGSAPNVVPDFAEVFYYLRHPQASELEQLWERLVATAEGAAQGTGTEMDFEVIHGNHSVLPNETLAQAMYANLNQVGGVEYDIEDLAYARELAKSLQGNADDLAAAAARIEPMELEQGMGSTDVGDVSWQVPTTELRAATWVPGTAPHTWQAVAAGGTAIGSKGMMVAAKSMALTAADLFQDPELVRAAQREFLQRRGEDFEYRALLGDREPPLDYRR, from the coding sequence ATGATGACATTCACGCTGAAATCCCTGGGTTTGCTGTTGGGCCTGTTACCCGCCGCGGCATTGGCCGCGGATGAGACAGGCATGCTCGATTATCTGGAGCGGGAGCAGGCGCGCTTTGCCGGTATCGCCGATGCCATTTGGGAGCAGGCGGAACTGGGCTATCTGGAGACCGAGAGTTCGGGCTTGCTGCAGGAGACCCTGGCGGCGGAGGGCTTTGCCATTGAGGCGGGCGTTGCGGGCCTGCCCACGGCGTTTGTCGCCAGCTACGGCTCGGGCGAGCCGGTGATCGGCTTGCTGGCGGAGTTTGATGCGCTGCCCGGTATTTCCCAGACCGCAGCCCCGCACCGCGAAGAAGACCCCGACAAGCACAGTGCCCATGCCTGCGGCCACCATCTGTTCGGTGCCGGTTCCACCGCCGCGGCGATCGCGGTCCGGCACTGGATGGAGGACAACGGGATAGAGGGCACACTGCGGCTGTATGGCACGCCGGCAGAGGAGGGGGGCTCGGGCAAGGTATATATGGTGCGGGCCGGTCTGTTTGCCGATGTTGATGCGGTGCTGGTGTGGCATCCCTCTGACCGCAATGCCGCCAACCCTGCGACAACCCTGGCCAACAAGTCTGCCAAATTCCGCTTCCGCGGTATTTCATCCCACGCGGCAGTAGCACCGGAGCGGGGGCGGTCCGCGCTCGACGGGGTTGAGGCGATGAACCTGATGGCCAACATGATGCGCGAGCACATGCCTCAGGAATCGCGCATGCACTATGTGATCACCAGTGGCGGCTCCGCCCCCAATGTGGTTCCCGATTTTGCCGAGGTGTTCTACTACCTGCGTCATCCCCAGGCCAGTGAACTGGAACAACTGTGGGAGCGGCTGGTTGCCACCGCCGAGGGCGCGGCCCAGGGCACCGGCACCGAGATGGATTTCGAGGTCATCCATGGCAACCACAGTGTCCTGCCCAATGAAACGCTGGCACAGGCGATGTATGCCAACCTGAACCAGGTCGGCGGGGTCGAGTACGACATCGAGGATCTGGCCTATGCCCGTGAACTTGCGAAATCCCTGCAGGGTAACGCCGACGATCTTGCTGCTGCGGCGGCGCGTATCGAACCGATGGAACTGGAACAGGGCATGGGTTCCACCGATGTAGGCGATGTCAGCTGGCAGGTCCCGACGACGGAGCTGCGGGCCGCGACCTGGGTTCCCGGTACTGCGCCCCATACCTGGCAGGCGGTCGCCGCCGGCGGCACCGCGATCGGCAGCAAGGGGATGATGGTGGCCGCCAAGTCCATGGCCCTGACCGCGGCCGACCTGTTCCAGGACCCAGAACTGGTGCGCGCGGCGCAGCGGGAATTCCTCCAGCGCCGGGGCGAGGATTTTGAATATCGCGCGCTGCTGGGCGATCGCGAACCGCCGCTGGATTACCGGCGGTGA
- a CDS encoding UrcA family protein codes for MNSSKISTRIGALVFGISTLLTTSAMAEAYTETLVQSQAVAVRSVAVSVADLDLASSEGQDTMYYRLSQAAREVCGPSGYRQAGGARQAARNQACYHQALSDALAQASAGRMASLDD; via the coding sequence ATGAACAGCAGCAAGATTAGCACCCGTATCGGCGCACTTGTCTTTGGCATCAGCACCCTGCTGACAACCTCGGCCATGGCGGAAGCGTACACGGAAACACTGGTCCAGTCACAGGCTGTCGCCGTACGCAGTGTCGCGGTGTCCGTGGCCGATCTCGACCTGGCATCCAGCGAGGGCCAGGACACCATGTATTACCGCCTCAGCCAGGCTGCCCGAGAGGTCTGTGGCCCCAGCGGCTACCGGCAGGCCGGTGGTGCGCGGCAGGCCGCCAGGAACCAGGCCTGTTATCACCAGGCGTTGTCCGACGCGCTGGCCCAGGCCTCGGCCGGTCGCATGGCCAGCCTTGACGACTAG
- the cgtA gene encoding Obg family GTPase CgtA: MKFVDEASIKVFAGHGGNGCLSFRREKYIPRGGPDGGDGGDGGSVIIEADDSLNTMVDYRFVRSYRADSGEAGKGRNCTGKSGEDLVLKVPLGTTIIDEDSGEILGDLASHGQRLVVAQGGFHGLGNTRFKSSTNRSPRQTSAGSEGEQRSLKLELKVLADVGLLGLPNAGKSTFIRAVSAARPKVADYPFTTLIPNLGVVKVDSHRSFVVADIPGLIEGASEGAGLGIRFLKHLTRNRILLHLVDMAPFDGSEPAAAALAIQRELERFSPTLARRPRWLVLNKTDLLSPEELAQRREALLQTLAWQAPVYEIAAISGLGTERLCQDMMVQLEQQQALEAEDPEVAEAEAEQQTRMQQEARERIEELRARHRRSASDDDDSDDIDVEVEYVH, encoded by the coding sequence ATGAAATTTGTAGATGAAGCCAGTATCAAGGTGTTTGCAGGTCACGGCGGCAATGGCTGCCTGAGCTTCCGGCGGGAGAAGTACATCCCCCGGGGCGGGCCCGACGGCGGCGATGGCGGCGACGGTGGCAGTGTCATCATCGAAGCGGACGACAGCCTCAATACCATGGTCGATTACCGGTTCGTGCGCAGCTATCGGGCCGATAGCGGCGAGGCCGGCAAGGGCCGCAACTGTACCGGCAAGAGTGGTGAGGACCTGGTACTGAAGGTGCCGCTCGGCACCACGATCATCGATGAGGACAGCGGCGAAATACTGGGTGACCTGGCCAGTCACGGGCAGCGGCTGGTGGTGGCCCAGGGTGGCTTTCACGGCCTGGGCAACACCCGCTTCAAATCCAGTACCAATCGCTCTCCACGACAGACTTCAGCCGGTTCCGAGGGTGAACAGCGCTCGCTGAAGCTGGAGTTGAAGGTGCTGGCTGACGTGGGGCTGCTGGGACTGCCCAATGCCGGCAAATCCACATTTATCCGGGCTGTATCCGCGGCCCGGCCGAAGGTGGCGGACTATCCCTTCACGACCCTGATACCGAATCTCGGCGTGGTCAAGGTCGATTCCCACCGCAGTTTCGTGGTGGCCGACATTCCCGGATTGATCGAGGGTGCCTCGGAAGGGGCAGGGCTGGGTATCCGCTTTCTGAAGCACCTGACCCGCAACCGTATCCTGCTGCACCTGGTCGACATGGCGCCCTTCGACGGCAGCGAGCCGGCTGCCGCGGCGCTCGCGATCCAGCGCGAACTGGAACGCTTCAGTCCAACCCTGGCCCGGCGTCCACGCTGGCTGGTGCTGAACAAGACCGATCTGCTGAGTCCCGAAGAGCTGGCCCAGCGACGCGAAGCCCTGCTGCAGACCCTGGCCTGGCAGGCACCGGTGTACGAAATTGCCGCCATCAGCGGCCTTGGCACCGAGCGCCTGTGCCAGGACATGATGGTCCAGCTGGAGCAGCAGCAGGCACTGGAGGCAGAGGATCCCGAGGTGGCCGAGGCAGAAGCAGAGCAGCAGACCCGCATGCAGCAGGAGGCCCGGGAACGGATCGAGGAACTGCGGGCCCGACATCGGCGCAGCGCAAGCGATGATGATGACAGTGATGATATCGACGTGGAGGTGGAGTACGTACATTGA
- a CDS encoding ZIP family metal transporter has product MNISTEWLLLAYSVAIALLSLAGGLLPSWIRMTHTRTQLVMSFVSGLMLGVAFYHLLPHSLALQPEGRGADSSVWWLMIGLIVMLLLLRMFHFHQHDFSDVGHRQQVHAAVHDHDHDHDHGHPHAHNHAPAAAHRFSWVGLALGLGLHTLIDGVALGAVLQGEAGHAAGPAGVGVFLAILLHKPLDAMSITTIMEAGGWSARSRTCANLGFALMCPLGAMLFYFGVDLLGDARHYAVAVALAFAAGTFICIALSDLLPEVHFHSHDRGKLTLVFLAGIVLAYAIGAVEPGNAHLPLH; this is encoded by the coding sequence ATGAATATTTCAACTGAATGGTTATTGCTCGCCTACAGCGTGGCGATTGCACTGCTGTCGCTGGCGGGCGGGCTGCTGCCCTCCTGGATCAGGATGACTCATACCCGCACCCAGCTGGTGATGAGCTTCGTGTCCGGGCTGATGCTGGGCGTGGCATTCTACCATCTGCTGCCACACAGCCTTGCCCTGCAACCGGAAGGCCGTGGCGCGGACAGCTCTGTCTGGTGGCTGATGATCGGTTTGATCGTCATGCTGTTGCTGCTGCGGATGTTCCACTTTCACCAACATGACTTCAGCGATGTGGGGCACCGGCAGCAGGTTCACGCTGCCGTCCATGACCATGACCATGACCATGACCATGGCCACCCGCATGCCCACAACCATGCGCCCGCGGCAGCGCACCGCTTCAGCTGGGTGGGACTGGCGCTGGGCCTGGGCCTGCACACCCTGATCGACGGCGTGGCACTGGGTGCGGTCCTGCAGGGCGAGGCGGGGCACGCGGCAGGCCCGGCCGGGGTGGGCGTATTCCTGGCGATTTTGCTGCACAAGCCGCTGGATGCAATGTCGATCACCACGATCATGGAGGCCGGCGGCTGGAGTGCGCGGTCCCGGACTTGCGCCAACCTGGGTTTCGCGCTGATGTGTCCACTGGGCGCGATGTTGTTTTACTTCGGGGTGGACCTGCTGGGCGATGCCCGCCACTATGCGGTGGCGGTGGCGCTGGCATTTGCCGCCGGCACGTTTATCTGTATCGCGTTGAGTGACCTGCTGCCGGAAGTCCACTTCCACAGTCACGATCGCGGCAAGCTGACGCTGGTGTTCCTGGCCGGCATCGTCCTGGCCTACGCCATTGGAGCCGTGGAGCCCGGCAACGCACACCTGCCCCTACACTGA
- a CDS encoding PKD domain-containing protein, whose translation MGKQADAKPEAMAQLVGASASTTGTVNARAGAEVLLTGKDSEGYDDPILTFSWRQVDDSGVRVDLVERTANSRAFSVPAVTAPTTLSFELTVTDSENESSTDRVNVRVEPVADADLFLRLKVTEPALYQYALVVGREPGEAGAGEFVLRLDTVARWPDRNGDPRQRLISSETIRGQWPQQASGAGAIADSPANPRFLRRLPTLDADEINRHYEAEADRDLRLEPDQIDRAGIYLRVVLESFDRNARVLALTADGSSRELLATVNGVIDSGLVAVDSLHSRPGLESLDSANKYYALIDAPPTLAQWKARAGFQADPRDQPGVAHANYNNNYDLGFGREMYLRRDRDCGNVYSYVNNYPTLETALQGRNRFATVAMEYSPLDHGCHGDKLVKFYAFVPDQTTGEDVLARSMNFDGRGERFVPGVCVACHRGSVPDLSAIPLAEIDGLDEARRFQLAHLESSFIPWDMDALLFADDDPAITSDYSRLTEEQRQRNSRASQQQPIRAMNEAVLATYQARPERFAASIKLIHGWYGAYRDAGPCEPDGSDPMPATITQLPDQTFDGSFVQCGWRGEEPLYHEVFAKHCRSCHTQTDNLAKNFETAAELMDNASLLPFVFDSGSMPLARLTYDRFWVDFNNGSSAAATLAARLGLDSTRRPGRPLARFAVTAIDPASGTVNDSPRTGDSVRLDASSSDFAERFAWSLTSDCGSTPTLVGAAERAAAFNLPQRDCAITVTLEVSNAQGSDISQQTIASHPGP comes from the coding sequence GTGGGCAAGCAGGCCGACGCCAAGCCTGAAGCCATGGCCCAGCTGGTCGGTGCCTCGGCCAGCACGACCGGCACGGTCAACGCCCGGGCCGGCGCTGAGGTGCTGCTTACCGGCAAGGACAGCGAGGGCTACGACGATCCCATCCTGACGTTCAGCTGGCGCCAGGTGGACGATTCCGGTGTTCGCGTCGACCTGGTCGAACGCACCGCCAATTCAAGAGCATTCTCCGTGCCCGCCGTTACGGCTCCAACCACGTTGAGCTTCGAACTTACCGTCACCGACTCCGAAAACGAAAGCAGCACCGATCGGGTCAATGTCCGGGTGGAACCTGTGGCCGATGCCGACCTGTTCCTGCGCCTGAAGGTGACCGAACCCGCCCTCTATCAATATGCGCTGGTAGTGGGCAGAGAGCCGGGGGAAGCCGGTGCCGGCGAGTTTGTGCTGCGGCTGGACACCGTGGCCCGCTGGCCGGACCGCAATGGCGATCCGAGGCAGCGGCTGATCAGTTCCGAGACCATCCGCGGCCAGTGGCCACAGCAGGCGAGCGGCGCAGGGGCCATCGCTGACAGCCCCGCCAATCCGCGCTTCCTGCGGCGGCTGCCCACGCTGGACGCCGATGAGATCAACCGTCACTACGAGGCAGAGGCCGATCGCGATCTGCGCCTGGAGCCGGACCAGATCGACCGGGCCGGCATCTACCTGCGCGTGGTACTGGAATCCTTCGACCGCAATGCCCGGGTCCTGGCCCTGACCGCCGACGGCAGCAGCCGGGAGCTTTTGGCCACGGTCAACGGGGTGATCGACAGCGGCCTGGTGGCGGTGGACTCCCTGCACAGCAGGCCAGGGCTGGAATCGCTGGATTCCGCCAACAAATACTACGCGCTGATCGACGCGCCGCCGACGCTGGCCCAGTGGAAGGCACGCGCTGGGTTTCAGGCCGACCCCCGGGACCAGCCCGGGGTGGCACACGCCAACTACAACAACAATTATGACCTGGGTTTCGGGCGCGAGATGTACCTGCGGAGGGACCGGGACTGCGGCAATGTCTACTCCTATGTCAATAACTACCCGACCCTGGAGACCGCGCTCCAGGGGCGCAATCGCTTCGCCACGGTGGCGATGGAATACAGCCCGCTGGACCACGGCTGCCACGGCGACAAGCTGGTCAAGTTTTACGCCTTTGTGCCGGACCAGACCACCGGCGAGGACGTGCTGGCACGGAGCATGAACTTCGATGGCCGCGGCGAGCGCTTCGTGCCCGGCGTCTGCGTCGCCTGCCATCGGGGCTCCGTACCCGACCTGTCCGCCATCCCGCTGGCGGAAATTGATGGACTGGACGAGGCGCGCCGCTTCCAACTGGCCCACCTGGAAAGCAGCTTCATCCCCTGGGACATGGACGCCCTGCTGTTCGCCGATGACGATCCCGCCATCACCAGCGACTACAGCCGGCTCACCGAAGAGCAGCGGCAGCGCAATTCACGGGCCAGCCAGCAACAGCCGATCAGGGCGATGAATGAAGCTGTTCTGGCCACCTACCAGGCCCGACCGGAACGGTTTGCGGCCTCGATCAAGCTGATCCACGGCTGGTACGGTGCCTACCGCGACGCCGGTCCCTGCGAGCCGGACGGCTCCGACCCCATGCCCGCCACCATCACTCAGCTGCCCGACCAGACCTTCGACGGCAGCTTCGTCCAGTGCGGCTGGCGCGGCGAGGAGCCCCTGTATCACGAGGTGTTCGCCAAGCACTGCCGCAGCTGTCACACCCAAACCGATAACCTGGCGAAGAATTTCGAGACCGCGGCTGAACTGATGGACAATGCGTCGCTGCTGCCCTTTGTCTTCGACAGCGGCAGTATGCCGCTGGCCCGCCTCACTTACGACCGCTTCTGGGTGGACTTCAACAACGGCAGCTCCGCCGCTGCCACCCTGGCTGCGCGCCTGGGCCTGGATTCCACGCGCCGTCCCGGCCGGCCCCTGGCCCGCTTCGCCGTCACCGCGATCGACCCGGCCAGCGGCACGGTCAATGACTCCCCACGAACGGGAGACAGCGTCCGGCTCGACGCCTCAAGCAGTGACTTCGCCGAGCGCTTTGCCTGGTCGCTGACCAGCGACTGCGGTTCCACCCCCACGCTGGTGGGCGCCGCCGAGCGCGCCGCAGCCTTCAACCTGCCACAGCGCGACTGCGCCATCACCGTCACGCTGGAAGTCAGCAATGCGCAGGGCAGCGATATCAGTCAACAGACGATAGCAAGCCACCCTGGGCCCTGA